In Beutenbergia cavernae DSM 12333, the DNA window CGGCGTCCCCGGCGGGATCCCACGGGGCGAGCGCCGCGTAGACGTCGAGGTACTGGCCGAGCGTCACCTCGCCGGACATGTGGGCGTAGACCTCGTCCGCGCGTGCGGCGCGCTCGAGGGGCACCAGCCGGACGGCCCGCGCGAACGTCGACGAGCTGAGCATGAGCAGGAGGTCCCCGAGGAGGATGGCCCCCGCCTCGCCGAACCGGTCCGCGTCGCCGAGCAGGCCGGCCGCACGGTGCTCTGCGGCGAGACGGCGGTGGGCGGCGGGCGCGCCCCGGCGGACGTCCGACGCGTCCATGACGTCGTCGTGCACGAGTGCCGCCGCCTGGAACAGCTCGAGCGCCGCCCCCGCGAGCACGACCGGGTCGCCGGCGCTCGGGACCGCGCCGCCGGCCGCCTCCCACGCCGCGCAGCACAGGAGGGCGCGGAGCCGCTTCCCTCCGGTCGCGGCCTGGGCTGCGGCCGCGAGCAGCGGCAGCGACTCCGGCCCGATGGACGCGTAGGCGGCGCCGGCGGCATCCAGCGACTCGCCCACGCACTGCTCGACGAGCGCACGGTCGCGCTCGTCGGGATCGATGGTCGGCACGTGGTCAGCGTAGGCGAGTCGCGTGTCGCGGGTTGTCCCCGGATCGCGCTGCGTCCTGGGTCCGTGACGTCGTCCACACCGCGCCGACGAGCCCGGCAGCGAGCGCTGTGTGATGCCGTCATGAGCCCCTCATCCTCAGCCCCGCGTCCCACCTCCGGATCCGCCGACGTCGTCCCTGTCGTCCGCGCCAGCGAGCCACGCGAGATGCTCGCGTTCCTGCCCTACGCCGTGGGGTTCCACCCCAGCGACTCCGTGGTGGTGGCCTCGCTGCGCCCGCCACGCGGCCGGATCGGCCTCGTCGCGCGCCTCGACACGGCCGATCTCGCGGGTCCGGACGGCGACGCCGTCGCCGCCGCCCTCGCGCACCACCTCGCCCGCGACGGCGCGAGGCGCGTGTTCGTGGCCGTCTACACCGACCTGGATCCGGCCGAGGCGCGTGAGCCCGGGAGCGTCCCGGCGCGAGCTCTCGGTGCGTTCCTGGCGACGCCCGAGCTCCCCGAGGTGCTCGAGCCGTGGGTGGTCGGCCGCAGGGGGTACGCCGGGTGGCGATGCGCGGACGCCACCTGCTGCCCGGCTGCCGGCCGGCCGCTGCGCGAGCTGGACGGGACGCAGGTGGCTGCGCACATGGTGCTCGCGGGCGAGCGGCCCGCCCGGGACAGGTCGGATCTCGTGCCGCGACCGGAACCGAGCGGGCCGCGCCGTCGCGCGGCAGCCGCTGCGGCTCGGCGCGTGCGCCTCGCGCCCGGGGCGTCACGGTCCGAGCTCGCGGCATGGCGTGCCGAGCGGGCCGAGCAGGTGATCGGGCTGCTCGACGACGCCGACGGCGGCGGTGCCGGGCCCGCTCCTCGGGCGCTCGGCGAGCTGGCGGCCGGGCTCGCTGACACCGGCGTGCGGGACGTCGTGCTCGCGTGGCTCGTGCACCACGGCGTGGGAGCCGGGGCGTGCCCGAGCACGGGCGCCTGCGACCTCGACGTCGGGGCGGCGCTCGGTGCCGTGTTCCGACCGGGCGGCGTGCAGCCGCGTCCCGCGCTCCTCGCGCCGGCCCAGGGCGTGCTGGAGGCGGCCGCACGGGTGGCCCCGAGAGCGACGCGGGTGCACGTCCTCACCACGTTGGCGTGGGTGGCGTGGTGGAGCGGCGAGGGTGCACGGGCGGGTGCCCTGCTCGAGGCCGCGCTCGTGCTCGACCCGGACCACGCGCTCGCCGGACTCCTGGACGCGACGCTCGCGGGAGGGATCCCGCCCGGGTGGGCACGTTCGGCCTGACCGCTGCTGCCCCGTGCCGGGCCGGTGCCGTGGGGATCGGGTAGCCTCGCGGCACCTGGACACCGAGCCGAGGAGGGCCTCCATGCCGATCGTCGTGGGCTACCTGGCCACCGCGGAAGGGGAGGCCGCTCTCGAGGCGGCTCTCGCCGAGGCGAGGCGCCGCGAGGACCGCCTGGTCGTCGCCGTCTCGCAGCGACGCGGGGACGACGACGCGGCCGGTCTGGAGGAGCGCATCGAGGCGGTCCGCGACCGGCTCGACGCCGAGGGCGTCGGGTACGAGGTCCGGCAGGTGCAGCGCGGCAGCGACGTCGCCGACGACCTCATCGCCATCGCGGAGGAGACCGACGCGTCGCTCATCGTCATCGGGCTGCGCCGGCGCTCACCGGTGGGCAAGCTCATCCTCGGCTCCAACGCCCAGCGCATCCTGCTGGACGCACCCACCCCCGTGCTGGCGGTGAAGTCCGCAGGAGAGCGGTGATAGCGTGCCCGGCGGGCGCCAGGTGCCCGGCACACGCCGGGCAGAGCCGGAACCCACCACAACTGCACACGAGGCCATGACGAGTCGCGGCGGGAGAGCCCCCGGATCCCTGGGGGCACCGAAGGAGCAACGACCCCGCCAATCTCTCAGGTACCCGTACCGCCGTGACCAGGCCACTCTGGAAAGCAGGGCGCCCCGCGCCCTCGCCCAAGGTGAAAGGCTCCCCGACCAGCTGGGGCGCCGAAGCTCTCAGGCACCGCAACAGAGGGGGAACGCCCAGCTCGCCCCTGCCCCCGGAGCGCCGTCGTGACCGAACCCGCTGCAGTTCCCGCCCCACCCGTCTCGCCGCTGCTCCAGGAGCACGTGCGCGCTGGCGCGACCCTCACCGACTTCGCCGGTTGGCGCATGCCGCTCCGCTTCACCGGCGATCTCGCCGAGCACCACGCCGTGCGGCAGGGCGGTGGGCTGTTCGACCTCTCGCACATGGCGCAGATCGAGGTCACCGGCCCCGCCGCCGCAGCGGGCCTCGACGCATCGGTCGTCAGCCGCGTCGCCGCCCTGGAGGTCGGCCGCGCGCGGTACACGATGCTCCTCGCACCGGACGGCGGCGTCCTCGACGACGTGATCGTGTACCGGCTCGCCGCTGACGACTTCCTCGTGGTCGCGAACGCCGCGAACCGGCTGACCGTCCTCGACGCGCTCACCGCCCGCTGCCCGGGCACCGGCGTCGCCGTGACCGACCGGACGACGCAGCGGTCCCTCGTCGCGCTGCAGGGTCCGGTCGCCGAGCGCGTGCTCGGCACGCTCACCGACACCGACGTGACGGCACTGCGCTACTACACGATCGCCGCGGCCACCGTCGCCGGCGTTCCCGCGCTGCTCGCCCGCACCGGGTACACCGGCGAGGACGGGTTCGAGGTGTCCGTGCCCGCGTCGTCCGCCGTGAGCGTGTGGCGGGCGCTGCTCGAGGCCGGCGCGGCGGAGGGTGTCATCCCGTGCGGCCTCGCCGCCCGCGACTCGCTCCGGCTCGAGGCCGGCATGCCGCTGTACGGTCACGAGATCGACGCCACGACCACCCCGTTCGAGGCGGGACTCGGCCGGATCGTGCACCTGGACCCGGACCGCGAGTTCGTGGGCCGCGCCGCCCTGGAGCGACGCCGCGACGAGCCCGGTGCGCGGCGGCTCGTCGGGCTCGCGGGCGAGGGACGACGCGCGGCACGGGCGGGATACCCGGTGCTCGACGCGGACGGTGCCACGGTCGGCACCGTGACGTCCGGCGTGCTCTCGCCGACGCTGGGTCACCCCGTGGCGATGGCCCTGGTGCACGACCCCGCCGGCGCCCTCGTGCCGCCGTCGGACGACGCGCCGTCGAGCACCGTGCACGTCGACGTGCGGGGCCAGGCCCTGCCGATGTCCGTCGTGGCCCTGCCCTTCTACCGCCGCCCCCGCTGACAGCGCCCCACCCCGAGGAGACCCTCATGTCCGTCCCCACCGACCGCTCCTACACCGCCGAGCAC includes these proteins:
- a CDS encoding polyprenyl synthetase family protein, whose product is MPTIDPDERDRALVEQCVGESLDAAGAAYASIGPESLPLLAAAAQAATGGKRLRALLCCAAWEAAGGAVPSAGDPVVLAGAALELFQAAALVHDDVMDASDVRRGAPAAHRRLAAEHRAAGLLGDADRFGEAGAILLGDLLLMLSSSTFARAVRLVPLERAARADEVYAHMSGEVTLGQYLDVYAALAPWDPAGDADRARRVIEAKAARYSVEHPLVLGAALAGADDDVLAWCSRVGLPVGTAFQLRDDVLGVFGDPAVTGKPAGDDLREGKRTVLLALGLELADDADADDLRSAVGDQGLDADGVARLRGILTSSGALHAVEEMIEARAQEGLAALADPPPGVGSTERLERLLRSAVARVA
- a CDS encoding DUF4192 domain-containing protein → MSPSSSAPRPTSGSADVVPVVRASEPREMLAFLPYAVGFHPSDSVVVASLRPPRGRIGLVARLDTADLAGPDGDAVAAALAHHLARDGARRVFVAVYTDLDPAEAREPGSVPARALGAFLATPELPEVLEPWVVGRRGYAGWRCADATCCPAAGRPLRELDGTQVAAHMVLAGERPARDRSDLVPRPEPSGPRRRAAAAAARRVRLAPGASRSELAAWRAERAEQVIGLLDDADGGGAGPAPRALGELAAGLADTGVRDVVLAWLVHHGVGAGACPSTGACDLDVGAALGAVFRPGGVQPRPALLAPAQGVLEAAARVAPRATRVHVLTTLAWVAWWSGEGARAGALLEAALVLDPDHALAGLLDATLAGGIPPGWARSA
- a CDS encoding universal stress protein, whose protein sequence is MPIVVGYLATAEGEAALEAALAEARRREDRLVVAVSQRRGDDDAAGLEERIEAVRDRLDAEGVGYEVRQVQRGSDVADDLIAIAEETDASLIVIGLRRRSPVGKLILGSNAQRILLDAPTPVLAVKSAGER
- the gcvT gene encoding glycine cleavage system aminomethyltransferase GcvT — translated: MTEPAAVPAPPVSPLLQEHVRAGATLTDFAGWRMPLRFTGDLAEHHAVRQGGGLFDLSHMAQIEVTGPAAAAGLDASVVSRVAALEVGRARYTMLLAPDGGVLDDVIVYRLAADDFLVVANAANRLTVLDALTARCPGTGVAVTDRTTQRSLVALQGPVAERVLGTLTDTDVTALRYYTIAAATVAGVPALLARTGYTGEDGFEVSVPASSAVSVWRALLEAGAAEGVIPCGLAARDSLRLEAGMPLYGHEIDATTTPFEAGLGRIVHLDPDREFVGRAALERRRDEPGARRLVGLAGEGRRAARAGYPVLDADGATVGTVTSGVLSPTLGHPVAMALVHDPAGALVPPSDDAPSSTVHVDVRGQALPMSVVALPFYRRPR